A window of Esox lucius isolate fEsoLuc1 chromosome 18, fEsoLuc1.pri, whole genome shotgun sequence contains these coding sequences:
- the pnocb gene encoding prepronociceptin b encodes MKPALWSMLLLVCLSSPGRSDCQGDCLACVPLLPPPLPQTLGQEQGFNTLVCLLECEGQLSPALSWELCQRATLPHYPLSPEGGSVSKRAEEALSLNMVPGDLESDGKLLYSAAMERYQQDGEDQEEGALERSDANYDSYGSTENSLALEDREEEDRRRRSHGEDTEEEAVVQLTKRFGGFLKGRHGYRKLMGGPVGRPLQKRLGGFIGIRKSARKWNNQKRVSQLLRQYLEMTSSRTSGRAGRFSNPGAGPRRQHKRL; translated from the exons ATGAAGCCAGCCCTGTGGAGCATGCTGCTACTGGTGTGTCTGTCCTCCCCTGGACGGAGTGACTGTCAGGGGGACTGCCTGGCCTGtgtcccccttctccctccacccctcccccagACCCTGGGCCAGGAGCAAGGCTTCAACACACTG gtATGTTTGCTGGAGTGTGAGGGTCAACTCTCCCCTGCTCTTTCCTGGGAGCTTTGCCAGCGAGCCACGCTGCCCCACTACCCCCTCTCGCCAGAGGGAGGCAGTGTGTCAAAGAGAGCAGAGGAAGCATTGTCCTTAAACATGGTCCCTGGAGATCTGGAGTCGGACGGCAAACTGCTCTACTCCGCAGCCATGGAGCGCTACCAGCAAGACGGAGAGGACCAGGAGGAGGGCGCTCTGGAGCGCAGCGACGCCAACTACGACTCCTACGGCTCCACGGAGAACTCCCTGGCTCTGGAGGACCGGGAGGAGGAGGaccggaggaggaggagccatGGGGAAGACACGGAAGAGGAGGCCGTGGTCCAGCTGACCAAGCGCTTCGGCGGCTTCCTGAAAGGTCGCCATGGCTACAGGAAGTTGATGGGCGGGCCGGTGGGGCGTCCACTCCAGAAGCGCCTCGGGGGTTTCATTGGGATCAGGAAGTCGGCCAGGAAGTGGAACAACCAGAAGAGGGTGAGTCAGCTCCTCCGCCAGTACCTGGAGATGACCAGCAGCCGTACGTCTGGCCGGGCCGGGAGGTTCTCAAACCCTGGAGCGGGGCCCAGGAGGCAGCACAAGCGTCTGTAG
- the znf395b gene encoding zinc finger protein 395b, which translates to MAAMGPGGKGQESLPPPAPLTCPSREGPRPGEPRPEGLVHMQCRGKEVPAETERKSHKDVKETNLEGLVFVPHGRAEVGWTHVSSPQQTTSPTMPSCQGSTPCSFRSPGSVDMDEIMAAMVLTSLSCTSVVHDSPHSYIDPVPASSSGGGDMECGGGELSDSGSSGYWSWDHGNVSPAPSPSVAEMDSSPDEGLHMELEQGEELNHAKRSKSGFRGGYRCLWPGCGKVLTSSVGMRKHVRLLHLGSGSEHSQREEDFYYTKISCEVPSADHPVSSIPPAPPAPVLTSSPPGAGLQIPSTSSGSSRPGPDPVQPSALSQSAPSSFWQIQTEHLYPACTPIRGGVASCSPALCQWTPPPLTATRPHSHTNTQVATVRCRSVSVGEQWLQQNSATSRLTTMTAASPSRSHCSFSRKARGEAKKCRKVYGLEHKDQWCTSCRWKKACQRFPD; encoded by the exons ATGGCAGCTATGGGACCAGGGGGCAAAGGGCAGGAGAGCCTCCCCCCACCGGCACCACTCACCTGTCCCTCCAGGGAGGGCCCGCGGCCCGGAGAGCCCAGACCGGAGGGACTG GTGCACATGCAGTGTCGTGGGAAGGAGGTCCCTGccgagacagagaggaaaagtCATAAGGACGTGAAGGAGACAAACTTGGAAGGGCTAGTATTTGTGCCCCATGGGAGGGCAGAAGTGGGCTGGACCCATGTCTCTTCCCCCCAGCAGACTACAAGTCCCACAATGCCCTCCTGCCAAGGCTCCACCCCTTGCAG TTTCCGGAGCCCGGGGTCAGTGGACATGGACGAGATCATGGCCGCCATGGTTCTGACCAGTTTGTCCTGCACCTCGGTGGTCCATGACTCTCCTCACAGTTACATTGACCCGGTACCAG CGTCATCGTCAGGGGGTGGAGACATGGAGTGTGGGGGCGGGGAGCTGTCTGACAGTGGAAGCAGTGGCTACTGGAGCTGGGACCATGGCAACGTTAGTCCCGCCCCCTCCCCGTCTGTCGCGGAGATGGACAGCAGTCCAGACGAAGGTCTGCACATGGAACTGGAGCAGGGGGAGGAGCTTAACCATGCCAAGAGGTCAAAG AGTGGTTTCAGAGGGGGGTACAGGTGTCTGTGGCCTGGCTGTGGAAAGGTGCTGACGTCTTCCGTGGGGATGAGGAAACATGTTCGCCTGTTACACCTGGG gagTGGATCGGAACACTCTCAGAGAGAGGAGGACTTCTACTACACAAAGATCTCCTGTGAAGTCCCCTCAGCGGACCACCCTGTCTCCTCCATCCCACCGGCACCACCAGCCCCCGTCTTGACCTCGTCTCCTCCCGGTGCCGGGCTTCAGATCCCGTCCACCTCGTCAGGGAGCTCCAGACCGGGCCCCGACCCGGTCCAACCCAGCGCCCTCAGCCAGTCTGCCCCCAGCTCCTTCTGGCAGATACAGACAGAGCACCTCTACCCG GCCTGCACTCCCATCCGGGGGGGTGTGGCCTCTTGCAGCCCTGCACTCTGTCAATGGACTCCACCTCCTCTAACCGCCACTAGACCGCACAGCCATACCAACACCCAG GTAGCGACCGTTCGCTGCAGGTCTGTGAGTGTAGGCGAACAGTGGCTTCAACAGAACAGTGCCACCAGCAGGCTGACTACCATGACTGCAGCTTCTCCATCACGTTCTCACTGCTCTTTCAG TCGCAAGGCACGAGGCGAGGCCAAGAAATGCCGTAAGGTGTACGGCCTGGAGCACAAGGACCAATGGTGCACCTCCTGTCGCTGGAAGAAGGCGTGCCAACGCTTCCCCGACTGA
- the LOC105018035 gene encoding uncharacterized protein LOC105018035 has protein sequence MAPAGVLGVTGWSLWSSSSPEVCFVSILIFLILTITVVTICIKCRRKQDVQIEVINQGQTLPKTEAFPANKSFSNDDQPQGTQLPDLPSWRHHKNMPENKLPQALPRNQASP, from the exons ATGGCTCCAGCAGGGGTGTTGGGGGTGACAGGTTGGTCTTTATGGTCCTCTTCGTCCCCTGAGGTGTGTTTCGTCTCtatcctcatcttcctcattcTCACCATCACGGTCGTCACCATCTGTATCAAGTGCCGCAG AAAACAAGATGTCCAGATTGAGGTTATAAACCAAGGACAG ACTTTAcccaagacagaagcctttccTGCAAATAAGTCCTTCAGCAATGATGACCAACCCCAAG GTACCCAGTTACCTGACTTACCTTCATGGAGGCACCACAAGAACATGCCAGAGAACAAGCTCCCTCAGGCCCTCCCCCGCAACCAGGCCTCACCGTAA